From Triticum urartu cultivar G1812 chromosome 2, Tu2.1, whole genome shotgun sequence, a single genomic window includes:
- the LOC125540738 gene encoding uncharacterized protein LOC125540738, translating to MARASHVVVFLVFSNLAIAMGATLPLLDPYVGKCKSSCEEELNLSLYLHQVVSGAAHNQEVILSPGFANSFGVMAVNDWTMHNTTDSTASIIARAKGMHIQATQSQANGEAWFLPFSMVFEDSSFGGSTLQVMGTISGANGEWAIVGGTGKLSMARGTIKFTKVQPESNPNTENYRKIDIHAFYTPSPAV from the exons ATGGCCCGTGCTAGCCATGTCGTGGTTTTCCTTGTCTTCTCAAATTTGGCCATAGCCATGGGCGCCACCCTTCCTCTCTTAGATCCTTACGTAGGGAAGTGTAAGAGTAGTTGTGAGGAAGAGCTCAATCTATCTTTGTACCTGCACCAAGTTGTCAGTGGAGCAGCCCACAACCAAGAAGTAATTCTCAGCCCCGGCTTTGCTAATTCGTTTGGTGTGATGGCAGTTAATGACTGGACTATGCATAACACCACTGATTCCACTGCAAGTATCATTGCTCGGGCAAAGGGAATGCATATCCAGGCTACCCAAAGCCAGGCCAATGGCGAAGCTTGGTTTCTTCCTTTCAGCATGGTCTTTGAGGACTCCAG CTTTGGCGGGTCTACATTACAAGTGATGGGGACAATTAGTGGCGCAAATGGTGAGTGGGCTATTGTGGGTGGAACAGGAAAACTGTCGATGGCACGTGGTACCATAAAGTTCACAAAAGTTCAGCCAGAGAGCAACCCAAACACTGAGAACTACAGAAAGATTGATATCCATGCATTCTACACACCCTCACCGGCT GTTTAA